One Pristiophorus japonicus isolate sPriJap1 chromosome 19, sPriJap1.hap1, whole genome shotgun sequence genomic window carries:
- the LOC139230129 gene encoding toll-like receptor 13 has product MRASISYYELESANFPALFQPLKSLEVLYLTSIELDDVLLDLFRGLDHLRFINLDRNHLKNLSRQLLADLASLRSIAAVTPAAGFVEFDISPCDIDVSMYCFVATSLLVLLTLALSLTYTKANIYCRYLWYMLKAWLEGRRVDKLGKGCWYDAFVSYSSSDEAWVVDQLLPQLEQRGPEWFQLCLHSRDFELGMDIFRNIEKAIHSSRKTLCVISSQYLRSEWCSLEYQLTSLRLFCDQNDVLIVIFLEDIPNFQLSACHKLRKLVKSKTYIEWPEEAEKQVLFWARLREALRHTAFVLGVYQIGDLVLL; this is encoded by the exons ATGAGAGCTTCAATAAGTTACTACGAGTTGGAGTCCGCCAATTTCCCGGCTTTATTCCAGCCACTAAAGAGTTTGGAAGTCCTCTACCTGACCAGCATCGAACTGGACGATGTGCTGCTGGACCTCTTCCGGGGCCTGGATCATCTCAGGTTCATCAACTTGGACAGGAATCATCTGAAGAACCTCAGCCGGCAACTGCTGGCGGATCTGGCCTCGCTGCGCT CTATCGCTGCGGTCACACCAGCGGCAGGTTTCGTGGAATTTGACATCTCGCCCTGCGACATCGACGTGAGCATGTACTGCTTTGtggcgacctcgctgctggtcctgcTCACCTTGGCACTGTCACTGACGTACACCAAGGCCAACATATATTGCCGCTACCTGTGGTACATGCTGAAAGCCTGGCTGGAAGGCAGGCGGGTGGACAAGCTGGGCAAAGGGTGCTGGTACGACGCCTTTGTGTCCTACAGCTCCAGCGACGAGGCGTGGGTGGTGGATCAACTCCTGCCCCAGCTGGAACAGCGGGGACCAGAATGGTTTCAGCTCTGCCTACACAGCAGGGACTTTGAGCTGGGCATGGACATcttcaggaacatcgagaaggccaTCCATAGCAGCAGGAAGACCCTGTGCGTCATCAGCAGCCAGTACCTGAGGAGCGAGTGGTGCTCGCTGGAGTATCAGCTGACCAGCCTCAGACTCTTCTGCGACCAGAACGACGTCCTAATCGTGATTTTCCTGGAGGACATCCCAAACTTCCAGCTTTCGGCTTGCCACAAGCTCCGCAAGCTCGTCAAGAGCAAGACCTACATTGAGTGGCCCGAGGAAGCCGAGAAGCAGGTGTTGTTTTGGGCACGGCTAAGGGAGGCGTTGAGACACACTGCCTTTGTCCTGGGAGTCTATCAGATTGGCGACCTTGTGTTATTGTAG